From a region of the Vicinamibacterales bacterium genome:
- a CDS encoding polysaccharide biosynthesis protein yields the protein MTIDGKRILVTGGTGSLGQRVVRRLLEGGLGRPAKVTVLSRDEAKQHDMRLRFLQRPAATDDVIYAHARDLLAFRIGDVRDHDTLAEAVRDAEIVIHAAALKQVPTCEYFPVEAVRTNVLGADALVRATMTAGANVETVIGISTDKACKPINVMGMTKAVMERIFVEANLRQPSTRFACVRYGNVVASRGSVVPLFLEQIARGGPVTVTMKEMTRFLLTLDGAVDTVLAALAEARPGEIYVPKVPAARMSDLAEVLVAGRDVPIVYTGIRPGEKIHEIMVSEEECYRTVERNGYYVVCPMLPECEPATGATALAGEYSSAAITLDHDGLRALLAPYLTAPLPAELNA from the coding sequence GTGACGATCGACGGCAAGCGGATTCTCGTGACGGGCGGCACCGGGTCGCTCGGCCAGCGCGTGGTGCGGCGGCTGCTGGAGGGCGGGCTGGGCCGTCCGGCCAAGGTGACGGTGCTCTCCAGGGACGAGGCCAAGCAGCACGACATGCGCCTGCGCTTCCTGCAGCGCCCGGCGGCGACCGACGACGTCATCTACGCCCATGCCCGCGACCTGCTCGCCTTCCGCATCGGCGACGTGCGCGACCACGACACGCTCGCCGAGGCCGTGCGCGACGCCGAGATCGTGATCCACGCGGCCGCGCTGAAGCAGGTGCCCACCTGCGAGTACTTCCCGGTCGAGGCCGTGCGGACGAACGTACTGGGCGCCGACGCCCTGGTCCGTGCCACGATGACGGCCGGCGCGAACGTCGAAACCGTGATCGGCATCTCCACCGACAAGGCCTGCAAGCCCATCAACGTGATGGGCATGACGAAGGCGGTCATGGAGCGGATCTTCGTCGAGGCGAACCTGCGCCAGCCGTCGACACGCTTCGCCTGCGTGCGCTACGGCAACGTGGTGGCGTCGCGCGGCTCGGTCGTGCCCCTGTTCCTGGAGCAGATCGCGCGCGGCGGTCCCGTCACGGTGACCATGAAGGAGATGACGCGCTTCCTGCTGACCCTCGACGGGGCGGTCGACACCGTGCTGGCGGCCCTGGCCGAGGCGCGACCAGGCGAAATCTACGTGCCCAAGGTGCCGGCCGCGCGGATGAGCGACCTGGCCGAGGTGCTGGTGGCCGGCCGCGACGTGCCCATCGTGTACACGGGCATCCGGCCGGGCGAGAAGATCCACGAGATCATGGTGTCCGAGGAGGAGTGCTACCGCACCGTCGAGCGCAACGGCTACTACGTGGTGTGCCCGATGCTGCCCGAGTGCGAGCCGGCCACCGGCGCGACGGCGCTGGCCGGCGAGTACTCGTCGGCCGCGATCACGCTGGACCACGACGGCCTGCGCGCCCTGCTGGCGCCGTACCTGACCGCGCCGCTGCCGGCGGAGCTCAACGCGTGA
- a CDS encoding SDR family oxidoreductase, with translation MARHRLKVLNGGPPSSCAGRNASLQTRRRSGVIARIGRGTGPEDGTARAPAFCQIAPDGRGPRATLPTCERSGDGHEPAARRRGRRDAGPQTLADRVGPDGGVGHRAAGDAGARGARPGAPDRVVAGVDVHRPDTLEAALDRVRPDAVVNCVGVVKQLAAAKDPVESIAINALHPHVLGRLCAARGIRFLHVSTDCVFDGARGGYTEFDPPNASDLYGRSKALGEVTGAGSLTIRTSIIGRELAGASGLVEWFLSRRGSTADGYAGAVFSGFTTIALSEIVLTILADHPGLEGLYHVSADPLDKLTLLGLLNDAFGAGVTIARKDEPRIDRSLDSTRFRQATGFTPPAWPDMIAALAADPTPYDRVRGRQGVRR, from the coding sequence ATGGCCCGGCACAGGTTGAAGGTGCTGAACGGCGGGCCGCCTTCTTCGTGCGCCGGCAGGAACGCATCGCTGCAGACGAGGAGACGAAGCGGGGTCATCGCACGGATCGGGCGCGGCACGGGGCCGGAGGACGGAACGGCACGCGCCCCCGCATTCTGCCAGATCGCCCCGGACGGGCGCGGGCCGCGCGCTACACTGCCCACGTGCGAACGCTCAGGAGACGGCCATGAACCGGCTGCTCGTCGTCGGGGGCGGCGGGATGCTGGGCCACAAACTCTGGCAGACCGCGTCGGACCGGATGGAGGCGTGGGCCACCGTGCGGCAGGTGACGCCGGCGCTCGAGGCGCTCGGCCTGGCGCCCCGGACCGTGTGGTGGCGGGCGTGGACGTCCACCGGCCCGACACGCTGGAAGCCGCGCTCGACCGCGTGCGGCCCGATGCCGTCGTCAACTGCGTGGGCGTCGTGAAGCAGCTCGCGGCGGCGAAGGACCCGGTGGAATCCATCGCGATCAACGCCCTTCACCCGCACGTCCTCGGGCGGCTGTGCGCGGCGCGGGGGATCCGCTTCCTGCACGTCAGCACCGACTGCGTCTTCGACGGCGCGCGGGGCGGCTACACCGAGTTCGATCCGCCCAACGCCTCCGATCTCTACGGCCGCTCCAAGGCGCTCGGCGAGGTCACCGGGGCCGGCAGCCTCACGATCCGGACCTCGATCATCGGGCGCGAACTGGCCGGCGCGTCGGGGCTCGTGGAGTGGTTCCTGTCGCGGCGCGGGTCCACGGCCGACGGCTACGCGGGGGCGGTGTTCTCGGGCTTCACGACGATCGCCCTCTCGGAGATCGTCCTGACGATCCTGGCCGACCACCCGGGGCTCGAAGGTCTGTATCATGTGTCGGCAGACCCCCTCGACAAACTGACGCTGCTCGGCCTGCTGAACGACGCGTTCGGCGCGGGCGTGACGATCGCGCGCAAGGACGAGCCGCGCATCGACCGCAGTCTCGACAGCACGCGGTTCCGTCAGGCGACGGGCTTCACGCCGCCGGCGTGGCCGGACATGATTGCGGCCCTCGCGGCGGACCCCACGCCGTACGACAGGGTGCGGGGCCGGCAGGGAGTGAGACGGTGA
- a CDS encoding glycosyltransferase → MHFLGRVHEKKGVQVLLRALEAPALAGHTFAVVIAGPVDEAFRPALDRLRAAASSPERLVFTGPVAGARKAALFAHAAAFVLPSASEGLPMAALEALASGCPVVLTAACGLPEVTEAGAGLEVAAQPADVAAALARLLGDERLRQEMGRRGRRLAAERFGREAAAERMLALCREVARQPA, encoded by the coding sequence GTGCACTTCCTGGGCCGCGTGCACGAGAAGAAGGGCGTGCAGGTCCTCCTGCGCGCGCTCGAGGCGCCCGCCCTAGCCGGCCACACCTTCGCCGTGGTGATCGCCGGCCCGGTGGACGAGGCCTTCCGGCCCGCCCTCGACCGTCTGCGCGCGGCCGCCTCGTCGCCGGAGCGCCTCGTGTTCACGGGCCCGGTCGCCGGCGCACGAAAGGCTGCGCTCTTCGCCCACGCGGCGGCGTTCGTGCTGCCGTCGGCGAGCGAGGGCCTGCCGATGGCGGCCCTCGAAGCGCTCGCCAGCGGCTGTCCGGTGGTCCTGACGGCGGCCTGCGGTCTGCCCGAGGTGACCGAGGCCGGCGCGGGCCTGGAGGTGGCCGCCCAACCCGCCGACGTCGCGGCCGCGCTGGCGCGCCTGCTGGGCGACGAGCGCCTGCGCCAGGAGATGGGCCGCCGGGGCCGGCGCCTGGCCGCCGAGCGCTTCGGGCGCGAGGCCGCGGCCGAGCGGATGCTGGCGCTCTGCCGCGAGGTCGCGCGGCAGCCCGCCTGA
- a CDS encoding glycosyltransferase family 4 protein, whose protein sequence is MARVLVLSLVFPPDAVSTAQIMGDLADDLARRGHDVTVLTTTPHYNRDADAEARQPRRPWWGRLVQRSEFRGLPVLHTWMPAKSASVPMRLLAWSLFHALSVVVGVAAIRRVDVILVPSPPLTMGVAAWLLGRWHRAPFVYNVQELYPDIAINLGAVRHPVAIRLLFGLERFVYARASAITVIAERMRRRLLDKGVAPDKVSVIPNFVDTSDLRAVPAPNGFSAELGLDGRFVVCYAGNLGPAQGLDTLLDAAARLQDDPRIAVVLVGGGTHWHHLARRIRDERLANVHLVPHQPYARVPEIYGASDLSVVPQAAAIGADAVPSKVYRIMACGRVVLAATEPDSDLAVLVRTAGCGIVVPQDAPAAIAEAIRTAAAGGAALAAMGEAGRRHVAEHYARPVVTGRYHALVDALARRRAA, encoded by the coding sequence ATGGCCCGGGTGCTCGTCCTCTCGCTGGTCTTCCCCCCCGACGCCGTCTCCACCGCCCAGATCATGGGCGACCTGGCCGACGATCTCGCCCGGCGCGGACACGACGTCACGGTCCTGACGACCACGCCCCACTACAACCGCGACGCCGACGCCGAGGCGCGGCAGCCCCGCCGGCCCTGGTGGGGCCGCCTCGTCCAGCGGAGCGAGTTCCGGGGCCTGCCGGTGCTGCACACGTGGATGCCGGCCAAGAGCGCCTCGGTGCCGATGCGCCTGCTGGCCTGGAGCCTCTTCCACGCGCTGAGCGTCGTCGTCGGCGTGGCCGCGATCCGGCGGGTGGACGTGATCCTGGTGCCGTCGCCGCCGCTCACGATGGGCGTCGCCGCCTGGCTGCTCGGGCGGTGGCACCGGGCGCCCTTCGTCTACAACGTCCAGGAGCTCTATCCGGACATCGCCATCAACCTTGGCGCCGTCAGGCATCCCGTCGCCATCCGCCTGCTCTTCGGGCTCGAGCGGTTCGTCTACGCCCGGGCCTCGGCCATCACCGTGATCGCCGAGCGCATGCGGCGCCGGCTCCTCGACAAGGGGGTGGCGCCGGACAAGGTCTCGGTGATCCCGAATTTCGTGGACACCAGCGACCTCCGCGCCGTGCCAGCGCCGAACGGCTTCTCCGCCGAACTCGGCCTGGACGGACGCTTCGTCGTCTGCTACGCCGGCAACCTCGGTCCCGCGCAGGGCCTCGACACCCTGCTCGACGCCGCGGCGCGGCTGCAGGACGACCCGCGGATCGCCGTCGTGCTCGTCGGGGGCGGCACGCACTGGCACCACCTCGCGCGCCGGATCCGGGACGAGCGGCTGGCCAACGTGCACCTCGTCCCGCACCAGCCCTACGCCAGGGTCCCCGAGATCTACGGCGCCTCGGACCTGTCGGTCGTGCCGCAGGCGGCGGCCATCGGGGCCGATGCCGTGCCCTCGAAGGTCTACCGGATCATGGCGTGCGGCCGGGTCGTGCTGGCCGCCACGGAGCCGGACTCGGACCTGGCGGTCCTCGTCAGGACGGCCGGGTGCGGCATCGTCGTGCCGCAGGACGCCCCGGCGGCGATCGCGGAGGCGATTCGCACCGCGGCGGCGGGAGGGGCAGCGCTGGCGGCGATGGGCGAGGCCGGCCGGCGCCACGTGGCCGAGCACTACGCGCGGCCGGTGGTCACCGGCCGCTACCACGCGCTCGTGGACGCGCTCGCCAGGCGCCGGGCGGCCTGA
- a CDS encoding NAD-dependent epimerase/dehydratase family protein, which translates to MSKVLVTGGAGFIGSNIVRLARDRGHDVVVLDDLSSGYLENVAGLPGVTVVEGDIRDRAAVDRAIEGADAVFHLAASVGNTRSIEHPLVDSGINVLGTLTVLEAARHHGVRKLVFSSSAGIFGELKTLPIAEDHPVEPDTPYGASKLGAEKLCLAYAKLYPIECVCLRYFNVYGVRQRYDAYGNVIPIFAHRMLRGQPVTIFGDGEQTRDFVNVRDVAEANYRAAMNRGVSGAFNIASGTRVTINALVGLMAAASGLAPAVEHGPPRPGDVRHSLADVSLARDRIGYVPQVDLAEGLAEYMPWARASGV; encoded by the coding sequence ATGAGCAAGGTGCTCGTCACGGGCGGCGCCGGATTCATCGGATCCAACATCGTCCGCCTCGCCCGCGACCGGGGCCACGACGTGGTCGTGCTGGACGACCTCTCGTCCGGCTACCTGGAGAACGTCGCCGGTCTCCCGGGCGTGACGGTCGTGGAGGGCGACATCCGCGATCGGGCCGCCGTCGATCGCGCCATCGAGGGCGCCGATGCCGTGTTCCACCTGGCGGCGTCGGTCGGCAACACGCGGTCCATCGAGCACCCGCTGGTGGACTCGGGCATCAACGTCCTGGGCACCCTCACGGTCCTCGAGGCCGCGCGCCACCACGGCGTGCGCAAGCTGGTGTTCTCGTCCTCGGCCGGGATCTTCGGGGAACTGAAGACCCTGCCCATCGCCGAAGACCACCCCGTGGAGCCCGACACGCCGTACGGGGCGAGCAAGCTCGGCGCCGAGAAGCTCTGCCTCGCCTACGCGAAGCTCTACCCGATCGAGTGCGTGTGCCTGCGCTACTTCAACGTCTACGGCGTCCGCCAGCGCTACGACGCCTACGGCAACGTGATCCCGATCTTCGCGCACCGCATGCTGCGCGGCCAGCCGGTGACGATCTTCGGCGACGGCGAGCAGACGCGGGACTTCGTGAACGTGCGCGACGTCGCCGAGGCCAACTACCGCGCGGCCATGAACCGCGGCGTGTCGGGCGCGTTCAACATCGCCAGCGGCACGCGCGTCACCATCAACGCCCTGGTGGGGCTGATGGCGGCCGCGTCGGGCCTCGCGCCCGCCGTGGAGCACGGGCCACCCCGCCCCGGGGACGTCCGCCACAGTCTGGCCGACGTCAGCCTGGCGCGCGATCGGATCGGCTACGTGCCCCAGGTGGATCTGGCCGAGGGCCTGGCCGAGTACATGCCGTGGGCGCGCGCCTCGGGCGTCTGA
- a CDS encoding lipid II flippase MurJ produces the protein MTSPPRPGLMGRAAQPIGLAGLAAVNLLVTFAYQWLPVTALGVGIETDALFVSAIIPQVLANVAGSGLPSVLTPMLATAGDRFRQRAWTYLQGTALAAIAATGILVILAPYWSPWLAPGFDPSARALTASLVRVQLLGAWATTVLMVAWAVNYAAHRFVWVEASGIVAGLAGLLVGWLGVGPLGVVAWAWAMTARALVHLVLCLPALGRYARPDWSESEGAAVGRRLVPLVAGAVYFKLDPLVDRLLASFGPSGQLSVFHLANLAYAAGNQILTRALVNPVMPGLATLAHAPGGRAPFERAVRRRLVVVQGLALAAWLGLLAVGRPVMHAALGRWMRPAEIDLLVALMVALLGVWLGGAAGQVLTVAFFAMGETATPTRVGVAGFTAAIPLKLLAYRWFGIEGLAVAASIYYVGTAMAHHVFLTRALRAHWAGADGRA, from the coding sequence GTGACCTCGCCCCCGCGCCCGGGCCTGATGGGGCGCGCGGCGCAGCCGATTGGGCTCGCCGGCCTCGCCGCCGTCAATCTCCTCGTCACGTTCGCCTACCAGTGGCTGCCGGTCACGGCGCTCGGCGTGGGCATCGAGACCGACGCGCTCTTCGTCAGCGCCATCATCCCCCAGGTGCTCGCCAACGTGGCCGGCAGCGGCCTGCCCTCCGTGCTGACGCCGATGCTCGCGACGGCGGGCGATCGCTTCCGGCAGCGCGCCTGGACTTACCTGCAGGGCACGGCGCTGGCCGCGATCGCGGCCACCGGCATCCTGGTGATCCTGGCGCCGTACTGGTCGCCGTGGCTGGCGCCCGGCTTCGACCCGTCCGCGCGCGCGCTCACGGCGTCGCTCGTCCGCGTGCAGCTCCTCGGCGCCTGGGCCACGACGGTCCTCATGGTGGCCTGGGCCGTCAACTACGCCGCGCACCGCTTCGTGTGGGTGGAGGCGAGCGGGATCGTCGCCGGCCTGGCGGGGCTGCTGGTCGGCTGGCTGGGCGTGGGCCCGCTGGGCGTCGTCGCGTGGGCCTGGGCGATGACGGCGCGCGCCCTCGTCCACCTGGTGCTGTGCCTGCCGGCCCTGGGGCGCTACGCACGGCCGGACTGGTCGGAGTCGGAGGGCGCGGCCGTCGGCCGGCGCCTCGTGCCGCTCGTGGCGGGCGCCGTCTACTTCAAGCTCGATCCGCTGGTGGACCGGCTGCTGGCGTCCTTCGGGCCGAGCGGCCAGCTCTCGGTGTTCCATCTGGCGAACCTCGCCTACGCGGCCGGCAACCAGATCCTGACGCGCGCCCTCGTCAACCCGGTGATGCCGGGCCTCGCCACGCTGGCGCACGCGCCCGGCGGCCGGGCGCCGTTTGAGCGCGCGGTCCGGCGGCGGCTGGTCGTCGTGCAGGGCCTCGCGCTGGCGGCGTGGCTGGGCCTGCTCGCCGTCGGCCGGCCCGTCATGCACGCGGCCCTCGGGCGATGGATGCGGCCGGCCGAGATCGACCTGCTGGTCGCGCTGATGGTCGCGCTGCTCGGCGTGTGGCTGGGCGGCGCGGCGGGCCAGGTGCTGACGGTGGCCTTCTTCGCGATGGGAGAGACGGCCACGCCCACGCGCGTCGGCGTCGCCGGGTTCACGGCCGCGATCCCGCTGAAGCTCCTCGCCTACCGCTGGTTCGGCATCGAGGGGCTGGCGGTGGCGGCGTCGATCTACTACGTGGGCACCGCGATGGCGCACCACGTCTTCCTGACGCGGGCGCTTCGCGCGCACTGGGCCGGGGCGGACGGCCGCGCATGA
- a CDS encoding glycosyltransferase family 4 protein translates to MTRLRVCAVTAGSTLPSSRFRVRQHIAPLAGLGVDVTECRPRVPQAMPTPGPLAGIRRRHLAPLTAAWLGLHVASRVPAVLGSRASDVVWLERSFVPGLDGLARLLKRPIALDVDDAIWLEGLGGRSTPALARAADLVIAGNRYLADWFSQYCPRVVVVPTAVDLARLRRPAARPRRNGVVIGWTGTSGNFPYLASIQDALATVLRDVPGSEFVVVAERAPHLPALAGRNVRFVPWSAASEVEALHAMDIGVMPLDDTPWTRGKCSFKMLQYMAAGIPSVVAPVGMNADVLSMGPCGLAAASPDQWVDALTALARDPGRREAMGAAGQAIVASRFDVPVVAARLAEVFRTLGGK, encoded by the coding sequence ATGACGCGCCTCCGCGTGTGCGCGGTGACGGCGGGCTCGACGCTGCCCTCGTCGCGCTTCCGGGTGCGCCAGCACATCGCGCCGCTGGCCGGCCTGGGTGTGGACGTGACCGAGTGTCGGCCGCGCGTGCCGCAGGCGATGCCGACGCCGGGACCGCTGGCGGGCATCCGCCGGCGCCATCTCGCGCCGCTCACGGCCGCGTGGCTCGGGCTGCACGTGGCCAGCCGCGTGCCGGCCGTGCTCGGCAGCCGCGCGAGCGACGTGGTGTGGCTCGAACGGTCGTTCGTGCCCGGGCTCGACGGCCTGGCGCGGCTCCTCAAGCGGCCCATCGCGCTGGACGTGGACGACGCCATCTGGCTCGAAGGCCTCGGCGGACGCTCCACCCCGGCGCTCGCGCGCGCGGCCGATCTCGTCATCGCCGGCAATCGCTACCTGGCCGACTGGTTCTCGCAGTACTGCCCGCGCGTCGTGGTCGTACCCACCGCCGTGGATCTCGCCCGGCTCCGCCGTCCGGCGGCTCGGCCGCGCAGGAACGGCGTGGTCATCGGGTGGACGGGCACGTCGGGCAACTTCCCCTATCTGGCCTCGATCCAGGACGCGCTGGCCACCGTGCTCCGGGACGTGCCGGGGTCGGAGTTCGTCGTGGTGGCCGAGCGCGCGCCGCACCTCCCCGCCCTGGCCGGCCGCAACGTGCGCTTCGTGCCCTGGTCGGCCGCGAGCGAGGTGGAGGCCCTGCACGCGATGGACATCGGCGTGATGCCGCTCGACGACACGCCGTGGACGCGCGGGAAGTGCAGCTTCAAGATGCTGCAGTACATGGCGGCAGGCATCCCGTCGGTGGTGGCGCCGGTCGGCATGAACGCGGACGTGCTTTCGATGGGCCCGTGCGGACTGGCCGCGGCGTCGCCGGATCAGTGGGTGGACGCCCTCACCGCGCTGGCGCGTGACCCCGGCCGGCGCGAGGCGATGGGCGCCGCGGGGCAGGCCATCGTGGCGAGCCGGTTCGACGTGCCCGTGGTGGCCGCGCGGCTCGCGGAGGTCTTCCGGACGCTCGGCGGGAAGTGA
- a CDS encoding isoprenylcysteine carboxylmethyltransferase family protein — MSVGRVLARYRVALGGVTAAATVWLARPTVWTLAAGALVAILGEALRLWAAGHVEKSREVTSSGPYRYLRHPLYAGSSVVGVGIAVAAWHPWLGLAIVAYLATTLPAAIRAEESHLRDKFGAAYDQYASRRAPASTRAFSWERAWRNREHHALAGLVGGLCVLGIKVWYSHGFVGW; from the coding sequence GTGAGCGTCGGGCGCGTGCTGGCGCGCTACCGGGTGGCGCTCGGCGGCGTGACCGCAGCCGCGACCGTCTGGCTGGCGAGGCCGACCGTCTGGACCCTGGCCGCCGGCGCGCTGGTGGCCATCCTGGGCGAGGCCTTGCGCCTCTGGGCGGCGGGGCACGTCGAGAAGAGCCGGGAAGTGACGTCGAGCGGACCGTACCGGTATCTCCGTCATCCGCTGTACGCCGGGTCGTCCGTCGTGGGCGTCGGCATCGCGGTGGCGGCCTGGCACCCGTGGCTCGGCCTGGCCATCGTGGCCTACCTGGCGACGACGCTCCCGGCGGCGATTCGGGCGGAGGAGTCGCACCTCCGCGACAAGTTCGGGGCCGCCTACGACCAGTACGCGTCGCGGCGGGCGCCGGCCTCGACGCGCGCGTTCAGCTGGGAACGGGCCTGGCGCAACCGCGAGCACCATGCCCTGGCCGGCCTCGTCGGTGGTTTGTGCGTGCTGGGAATCAAGGTCTGGTATAGTCATGGTTTCGTCGGTTGGTGA
- a CDS encoding glycosyltransferase family 9 protein produces the protein MTAALAPEARVLLVRMGALGDIVHALPVVAALRRARPDVEVDWLVDARYEGILALVEGLSRRIVVRAAAREDDGATVRFPGLTGLAGAVGFLRRRGYAAAIDLQGLLKSSVFARLSGARRVVGFERSALREPAARWFHSEQVTVDDRGHVVSKNLAALAALGVTAAGVEFPWASAPSAVVGEVTASVRLHDGAGFALLNPGAAWENKRWPPERFGRLAAALAERHRLVSIVTWGPGERERAEAVAAASGGHALVSPPTTLADVLALARAAALCVSGDTGPLHLAASVGTPLVGLFGPTRPERNGPWRPEDVSVSRAGTCVCFHKRRCLRGVPCIEDIDVDEVLAACTRRLERAGVTP, from the coding sequence GTGACCGCGGCCCTCGCGCCGGAGGCGCGGGTGCTGCTCGTGCGGATGGGCGCTCTCGGCGACATCGTCCACGCGCTGCCCGTGGTGGCCGCGCTCAGGCGCGCGCGTCCCGACGTCGAAGTCGACTGGCTGGTGGACGCGCGCTACGAGGGGATCCTGGCGCTCGTGGAGGGCCTCTCTCGCCGTATCGTCGTCCGGGCGGCCGCGCGCGAGGACGATGGCGCCACCGTGCGGTTCCCGGGCCTGACCGGGCTGGCCGGCGCCGTGGGCTTCCTCCGGCGCCGGGGCTACGCCGCCGCGATCGATCTCCAGGGGCTCCTCAAGTCGTCCGTGTTCGCCCGCCTCTCCGGCGCCCGTCGCGTCGTCGGCTTCGAGCGATCGGCCCTGCGTGAACCGGCCGCGCGGTGGTTCCATTCGGAACAGGTGACGGTCGACGATCGGGGGCACGTCGTCTCGAAGAACCTGGCGGCGCTCGCGGCGCTGGGCGTGACCGCGGCCGGCGTGGAGTTTCCGTGGGCGTCGGCGCCGTCGGCCGTCGTGGGCGAAGTGACAGCCAGCGTCCGGCTGCACGACGGCGCAGGCTTCGCGCTGCTGAACCCGGGCGCCGCCTGGGAGAACAAGCGCTGGCCTCCGGAACGTTTTGGCCGCCTGGCTGCCGCCCTCGCCGAGCGCCATCGGCTCGTGAGCATCGTCACCTGGGGACCGGGCGAGCGCGAACGCGCCGAAGCCGTCGCGGCGGCCTCCGGCGGGCATGCGCTCGTGTCGCCGCCCACGACGCTCGCCGACGTGCTGGCCCTGGCGCGCGCCGCGGCCCTGTGCGTGTCGGGCGACACGGGACCGCTGCACCTGGCCGCCTCGGTCGGGACGCCGCTCGTGGGGCTCTTCGGGCCCACGCGGCCGGAGCGCAACGGGCCGTGGCGGCCCGAGGACGTGTCCGTGTCGCGCGCCGGCACCTGCGTCTGCTTCCACAAGCGGCGGTGCCTGCGCGGAGTGCCGTGCATCGAGGACATCGACGTGGACGAGGTGCTCGCCGCGTGCACGCGGCGTCTCGAGCGGGCCGGGGTGACGCCGTGA
- a CDS encoding adenylyltransferase/cytidyltransferase family protein — MSRDALAAWVAAERGAGRTIAFANGVFDLLHVGHVRYLEGARREADVLVVAVNDDASVRALKGPDRPLLAAADRAELVAALRAVDAVVVFPEPTVGPLLEFLRPDVHCKGTDYTVDSVPERDIVVAYGGRTAIVGDPKDHSTRDLLRSIREGHS; from the coding sequence ATGTCCAGAGACGCCCTGGCCGCCTGGGTGGCGGCCGAGCGCGGCGCCGGCCGCACGATCGCCTTCGCCAACGGGGTGTTCGACCTGCTCCACGTGGGCCACGTGCGCTACCTGGAAGGCGCGAGGCGGGAGGCGGACGTTCTCGTGGTGGCCGTGAACGACGACGCCTCCGTGCGGGCGCTGAAGGGGCCGGACAGGCCGCTCCTCGCCGCCGCCGACCGCGCCGAGCTGGTGGCCGCACTGCGCGCGGTGGACGCCGTGGTGGTGTTCCCCGAGCCGACCGTCGGTCCGCTGCTCGAGTTCCTGCGGCCGGACGTGCACTGCAAGGGCACGGACTACACCGTGGACTCGGTGCCCGAGCGCGACATCGTCGTGGCCTACGGCGGCCGGACGGCCATCGTCGGCGATCCGAAGGATCACTCCACGCGCGACCTGCTCCGGTCGATCCGCGAGGGGCATTCGTGA
- a CDS encoding PfkB family carbohydrate kinase, with translation MSQPTPAREGARRLLDVLNGARGRRVVVLGDLIADEFVSGRIARVSREAPVLILEYDRTTIVPGGAGNAASNVAALGGTAALVALAGRDEPGRRVLAAFPSRVDRRGVLRPAGYHTPVKTRILAGGVHSAKQQVVRIDRATREPIADAWRAAWLRAASRALRHADAVLVSDYGSGLITPSVVASLAAPLRRGRRRVPVLVDSRYDLLRYRGLTACTPNESEVEQALGLTIGDSVPALERAGRAILRRTGMDAVLVTRGSRGMALFEAGAPTTHIPIHGSDEIADVTGAGDTVMAALTLALAAGASTADAARLANYAGGLVVMKRGTATVSARELARAVAADQGGR, from the coding sequence ATGTCCCAGCCGACACCTGCGCGCGAGGGCGCGCGCCGCCTGCTCGATGTCCTGAACGGCGCCCGCGGGCGCCGCGTGGTGGTGCTGGGCGATCTCATCGCCGACGAGTTCGTGTCCGGCCGGATCGCGCGGGTGTCGCGCGAGGCGCCGGTGCTCATCCTCGAGTACGACCGCACGACGATCGTCCCGGGCGGGGCCGGAAACGCCGCGAGCAACGTCGCCGCGCTCGGCGGCACGGCCGCGCTCGTGGCGCTGGCGGGCCGCGACGAACCCGGGCGGCGCGTCCTGGCGGCCTTTCCGTCGCGCGTCGATCGCCGCGGCGTGCTCCGGCCCGCCGGGTACCATACGCCGGTCAAGACACGCATCCTGGCCGGGGGCGTGCACTCCGCCAAGCAGCAGGTCGTCCGGATCGACCGGGCCACCCGCGAGCCCATCGCCGACGCCTGGCGAGCGGCGTGGCTGCGCGCGGCCTCGCGTGCCTTGCGGCACGCCGACGCGGTGCTGGTGTCCGACTACGGTTCCGGCCTCATCACGCCGTCGGTCGTGGCCTCCCTGGCCGCTCCGCTCCGGCGCGGCCGCCGGCGGGTGCCCGTGCTGGTCGACTCGCGCTACGATCTCCTGCGCTACCGCGGCCTGACGGCGTGCACGCCCAACGAGTCGGAAGTGGAGCAGGCGCTGGGCCTGACGATCGGCGATTCGGTCCCGGCGCTCGAGCGCGCCGGCCGCGCGATCCTGCGGCGTACGGGGATGGACGCCGTCCTCGTCACCCGCGGCAGCCGCGGCATGGCGCTCTTCGAAGCCGGCGCCCCGACGACCCACATCCCAATCCACGGCTCGGACGAGATCGCCGATGTGACCGGCGCCGGGGACACCGTGATGGCGGCGTTGACGCTCGCGCTCGCGGCCGGCGCGTCGACGGCCGACGCGGCCCGGCTGGCCAACTACGCGGGCGGCCTCGTGGTGATGAAGCGCGGCACCGCCACCGTCTCGGCCCGCGAGCTCGCCCGCGCCGTCGCGGCCGATCAGGGCGGCCGCTGA